One stretch of Miscanthus floridulus cultivar M001 unplaced genomic scaffold, ASM1932011v1 fs_527_2_3, whole genome shotgun sequence DNA includes these proteins:
- the LOC136532125 gene encoding H/ACA ribonucleoprotein complex subunit GAR1-like, producing MAWMDWWAAERGVVDDMRGWLGVRDGLVGGVSSSSSSFSSSSSPSPSSLSSFLLFSDRPGQGAGAGDGGKGPGPGAAVRRGRTGVVTRRRGGAPGQGWVAGVAGARASRHGGARPGRGVAAARRGRTGAAPGRGRGGGDGRGRSR from the coding sequence ATGGCGTGGATGGACTGGTGGGCCGCCGAGCGAGGTGTGGTCGACGACATGCGAGGATGGCTGGGCGTCAGGGATGGGTTGGTTGGCGGcgtttcctcctcctcctcctccttttcctcctcctcctctccttctccttcttccctctcttccttcctcctcttctccgaccgacCGGGGCAAGGGGCCGGGGCTGGGGACGGCGGCAAGGGGCCGGGGCCAGGGGCGGCGGTGCGGCGGGGCCGGACCGGGGTGGTGACGCGACGGCGCGGCGGTGCGCCGGGGCAGGGCTGGGTGGCGGGCGTGGCCGGGGCCAGGGCCAGCCGGCACGGCGGGGCACGGCCGGGGCGCGGTGTGGCAGCGGCGCGGCGGGGCCGGACCGGGGCGGCGCCGGGACGGGGCCGAGGCGGCGGCGACGGGCGTGGGCGATCCAGATAA